The following nucleotide sequence is from Anolis sagrei isolate rAnoSag1 chromosome 11, rAnoSag1.mat, whole genome shotgun sequence.
ccaaggtcatgtggccggcatgactgcatggagcgccgttaccttcccgccggagcggtacctattgatctactcacatttgcatattttcgaactgctaggttggcagaagctagggctgacagcagaagctcacgccgctccccggaattgaacctattatatatattattacttttgttattatatttatttacatcccgAGACCATTGGGGGTCCCgagggggtcgtcttatacaccagaaaatatggGGTATTTATATTGTAGAGCACTACCATGGGCttaatttcaattttttaataTGCAACATTGGCCGCAGGTTTAAAATAAATCCGTTTTCTTCCCCAGAGGTTTGCCTTGAAGCTGGCCGAAGCGGTCGCCTCATCAGATCTGCCATCAGAAGCCACTGATATGAAGGACTACGATCCGGAGGACGCTCTGGCGGAAGAGGTGggcgatgggagttgtagtgttaatAACAACAAGAATTTGGGTTGGACTTTCAGTTCTTGTATAGAAAGCtaaagggatgatgatgatgataataataataataataataataataataataatagattaaatttGGGTGTGTGGGAATTTAGTTTCTTATATAGAAAACCTCCAAATAATAGTATTtataatacattaaataataatacataataatacatgtaatttgAGTGGGACTTCTGTTTCTTATATAATAATTTAGAATTtataatattgaaataaaatacaaccaaaatatatgatgatgatgatgattattattattatcattattattagatcaATTTATACTCTGTCACCGACTCAGAGCAGCTTGGCcaaaaagcattagtatacagttacaagtatacaaatatacaaacattaaacagAATTACACAAACGgcactaaaaaaaatcagttaaaatccatcaaaacataataataataataataataataataataataataataacaacaccaataatataataatctgtACACAtaagaaaagtgaaaatatgtgcgCGTGTGTGGTTGGGGTgtccactactcaggagacaccaatggccctccctccaatagcattgcaggttatagtgagcaccacatcccagggttcatttctctctccattggtgtggaatttgcatgacattGCAGGTTGTTAGCAAGCCCCATGAAGatatccaagagccctgccaatgtcctccccaccACCCAAGGCAAGGCTTTTATGCatggacaattccatcctagatttcatgtgtttcctccaccacagacatcccagtgtttctgactctctccaatggtgtggaatttgtatgaccctgcccactgccgctcccttaaccctttcctattcttttctatgggtttgaggggactgactcaccatagtgggagtaaaataataataataataataataataataataataataataataatactctcttTCTTTGCAGGCCCGTCGGAGCACAGTCTGTGCCTTCCTGGTGTCCACTTTCACAGATGGACAGCCTCCGGAGAGTGCGGTCTGGTTTTGCAAATGGTTGCAGGAAGCGGCCAATGACTTCCGGGTTGGGAAGCACTTCCTGCGCGGATTGCGCTTCACTGTCTTCGGCCTGGGAGACTCTGCCTACCAGGAGAACTATAATGTAGTGAGTCCTTgagcttattattattgttatctctatgaaataataaataataataattgcacgaTATTTTGAACTCTGCTCTGAGactcttaataataattttagaattttaaataatataatgcagtataTTTTTCTAACCAAAGTCTAACTCAATAAGAATACTGTATAGCTGCTATAGgaaatattgtatacaattataagaatgtaataaaatatattaaaaatagcaaaatgtAATAGAAtatttaatgaaaaataaaaaagtataaaaatttaataaaatttataataataatataaattataaaaatgaaatgaaatatataataaaattataaaaatgtaatataatatataatgaaaagtataaaaatgtaataggaatatataatgaaaacataaaaatgtaataaaatatataatagaaACAAACATTAGAAAAATGCAATaacatatataataaaattattaaaaagcatatataatcaaaattataaaaataattataaaatgttatggaatatataataaaaataaaaataataaaaatgtaaaaggaatatataataaaaatataaaaatgtaatggaatatataatgaaaataaaaataagaaaaataattataaaaatgtaatggaatatataataaaaataaaaatataaaaatgtaatggaatatataatgaaaataaaaatgataaaaatgtaataacatatgaaatgataaaaaaataaaaaatatattaaaatataaatgtatctaaaatatattaaatctatatgtgtgtgtttgtgttgcaGGTGGGCCGGCATGTGGACCAATGGCTGTGGAGCCTGGGGGCCCAGCGGGTGCTGCCTTTGTGCCGAGGGGACGCCGACCCTTCAAAAGGTAGCCTAGAAAGTGACTTTGAGGCCTGGAAAGCCCGTCTGCTCTTGCGGCTGAAGGCCctgcagaagaaagaagaaggagggaaggaaggaacaaaaaagaagaagagcaaGAAGGGAGAACAGAAGccacaaaaggaaggaggagccgAAAAGACGCAGGTGGGCCCCACCgtcttcatcttcctcttcttatggcttataataataataatagatagatagatagatagatagatataaagatatatgtgtgtgtgtatatgtgtgtgtgtgtgtgtatatattatatcgGTCAATGATCAGCAcaaaaaaatgtacaaatgtcTGAATGggaacatatacatttaggtATTATGAAATACTGACAAAAgcaaatcatattattattactcttaataataatactatggtATGATAATAATGTGTTATACTGTCCcacattcttcttcttcctcttcttatggcttaatcataataatatatatcCCAGACACTTGGTCCCAATATGCTTGTGTGCTGTGTTGTGTTGTTACGTACAAATAAATCTATAATAATGTGTAATTGTAATAATAaccatgtatataataataatatggtatgataataatgtattatattatccaacattcttcttcctcttcttatggcttaataataataataataataataataataataataatatgcttctaAGGCCTTGAGATGCTTCTGGTCTCAATCCTggatgaagattattattattattattaactttatttataccccgcaaaatctcccgaaggacccgatgcggcttacaaaggacaaggccgccaacaacaacaaatatcacagtaaaactcataagcaaataataaaacatcaagcaaaacaataaaaccctAAAAGAATGAcatcatgacgcatttaaaatctaaaggccgggccaaatgtaagataataatattagtagtaatactattattaattctatatttattatattattcctattattacaatacattattgttattactaatattattattattaccaacactatatatttattattattcctattattacaGTATgatatttatgttattattattactcttattatcaacactatatttactattattacaactaaaaaggtaaaggtagtcccctgacattaagtccagtcatgtctgactctggggtgtggtgctcatctccatttctaagccgaagagccagcgttgtccgtagacacctccaaggtcatgtggccggcatgactgcatggagcgccgttatactatattattatattattattattattactattattacaatactatattcatattattattaccaatacaatattttatatttatttatcacattgataatattaatatctattatattttatgtttagtagttatatttaccATCCTTCCTGGACCTCTTTTGCATCCTTTATTTCAGGGTCCACCAGAGGATCCCTTTGAATCCAGCagtgaaggagaggaaaagaaagtggATCCCGTGACAGATGTTGAGGATCTGGGCCCCGTCATGCGACGCATGAAGAAAGCCCAGGTATCACCTGctctaatataatatatattaataatattaatattaatattttactaTGTGTACATATGTTTGTATGTCTTTCTTggcaggaggaagaaaaggaggctgGGAAACCAAGGGAGATGATCACACCAGTCTTGAGAGAAGCCCTCACCAAGCAAGGTCTGTTtgtggggaaaagaaagggccaaaaggccatctagtgtgatccaatataataataataataataataataataataataataataataataataagtgatgtaaatatgataataataataatataggggctcctaaaggccatctagtctgactccTTCTGCAAGGCCAGGGGAAGGGcccatgatgataataataataataataataataataataataataatatgcctgaaatgccatctagtctgacccccttctgccaggccagAGGAAGGACCCAATATAACTgttacaataatagtaataataataaatcattatctataattatataatttaaaatgatgttaatacaaaatgtaatatcaaaataataataataataatgataataataataataatataggatccCTGAAAGGCAGTCTAGTTTGACCCCTTTCTCTCAGGCCAGAGAGAggacccctttctctctctctctctctctctctatatatatatatatatataagtgatgtaaatacaaaatatagtattaaaataagaatttaataatatattaataaaataagaaTTCATTACTATTAatcataatatataacaatacaaagtGATGTTAAAAATAACATGCCTTAAAGTTATAATATGTGTCCCcttgcagagagagaaaaagttgggtaatactaataataatagtaataataattaaatatttggtTCCAGGTTACAGATTGATAGGGAGCCATTCGGGAGTGAAGCTCTGCCGCTGGACAAAGGTATGCATTTCCTCTCAttgttaaattattattgttattgttattattattgtccatGGCTGCTAATggctccgtgtgtgtgtgtgtatacacatatatacacacacatatacacccacactaataatattgtatatatttaaGTAATTATATAATCTAAACACCATTACATTAAATTATAAACTTctagcatatatacatatattttattattattataaagtttaTATTTATTCCTGGCCAAagtggggttggaatggatggcctttgggaatcccttccaataagattctattattattattattattattattattactattactattattattagtgttggacttgttggcctttgggagtcccttctaactcagaattctgttattgttattgggggtcccttccaatttcaggattctattattatcattagggttggactgagtggcctttgggggtcccttccagaagttccaggattatattattattattagggttattagggttggactgggtggcctttgggggtcccttccagctccaggattctattattattattattattattattattattattattagggttggACTGGGggggtctttgggggtcccttccagctccaggattatattattattattattgttgttgttgttagggttggactgagtggcctttggggtccctcccaactcttacGTCTTACCCAGAATCTCCAAGATATATGTATttgatctatatctatctatcaatcttgTTTTTCTTCCCAGTCGATGCTCAGGGGCCGCGGCGGGTGCTACAAGCATACCTTCTATGGGATTGAGAGCCACCGCTGCATGGAGGCCACCCCCAGCCTGGCCTGCGCCAACAAGTGCGTCTTCTGCTGGAGGTACGGCATACTAttaaccatattattattattattattattattattattattattattattaagcagtttCCACAGCACCCAAGATTCAGAacggacccccagaggccatccaatccaacccacttATTaggatcatattattattattattattattattattattattattattaggatcttCCTGtcagaagggatccccaaaggccatccggtccaacctcaTGGAAGAGGGCACCCTCTGATCCTtctcagcagatggccatccagtctctcttattattattggattgttattattattattattattattattattattatttgcaggccAGTTCCTATTGACCCTTGGGATATTACCCTTGACCTCTGCTCCTTTCCCTCTGCAGGCATCACACAAATCCAGTAGGGACCGAGTGGCGCTGGAAGACGGATGACCCGGAAGTGATCTTCAAGGAAGCCGTGGAGAACCATCTCAGCCTCATCCGACAGTTCAAAGGTAATGCCCTGGAGCCACTGAATAgatatcttaataataataataataataataataataataataatgatgttgatGATACCGGCACTCATGATGGTCAAGTCGTgagatataaaatatataataactataagaataaatataataataataaatatatactataataataataataccagcacTCATGGTGGTCATGtcatgaaatatatataataataacaataataatgtagtcaccataataataataccagcacTCATGGTGGTCAAGTCATgagatataaaatatataataactataataataaatatatataataatgacaataataatatagtcaccataataataataccagcacTTGAATGGTCAAGTCATgagatatataataaatattagaataataataatatatactaataCTGATGCTCATGATGGTTCAAAGGTAATGCCCTGGACCCATGGAATAGATAtctaataaataatgatgatgatgatgatgataccaacACTCATGATGGCCAAGTCGTgagatataaaatatataataactataagaataaatataataataataaatatataatataataataataccagcacTCATGGTGGTCatgtcataaaataataataatataataataataataataataataacaacaacaacaataatagtaataataatatagtcaccataataataataccagcacTCAAATGGTCAAGTCATgagatatataataaatatttgaataataataatatataccgTACTAATACTGATGCTCATGATGGTCAAGTCCTGAGtcgtaatatattataataattacaatacCACATCAtgagataatgataataataatatagtcttAATAATAATACGAGCATTCATAATGGTCAAGCCATGAGATACATAATaaatattagaataataatatataataatactgatGCTCATGGTGATCAAGTCATGAGtagtataatatttaataataataataatagcagcacttCTGACAGTCATGAGGTatcatagaaataataataattgtagtagtaataataataaataatggcacTCATGATGGTTGAATCCTGAGCTATAGAATATGTAATAAccctaataatcataataataataatacagtaccaGCACTTATGATGAGATACAGgatatataataaacataataatgtaataataatggtacCCCTCATGATAAAATGCCCTGAaacataatatactataatacaatataatacaatataataatggtgCTCTTTCCGCAGGGGCGCCCGGTGTGCAGGAGGAGCGCTTGCGTTCGGCGCTGTTCCCTCGCCATTGCGCGCTGTCCCTGGTGGGGGAGCCCATCCTTTACCCGCACATCAATGCCTTCCTGCGCCTCCTCCACCACAGCCGCATCTCCAGCTTCCTGGTCACCAACGCACAGTTTCCCGACGAACTACGGTGAGTCTCCCATCATCCGCAACTAATATGGGCCACAGATCGGCACCTGAGATTATGAATCCCAAATAGTGTGTGCCAGAGCAGCACCTGAGACTACATAGCCCAACGCTGTCAGATTGGTATCTGGGCCTACATATCCCATCATTGCTGGAATGGCACCcagggactatttatttatttaccttatttaccttacttatataccgctgttctcagcccgaaggcaactatGTAACACATCATTGACGGGCCAGCACTGGGGACTACATAGCCCATCTGCTAGAATGGCATCCtggactacatatcccagcatCGATAGGACAGCATCTCAGACTACATATCCCACCATTGCCAGATTAGCACTTGTGACTACATATGTCGCCATTGCTAGAACAGCGCCTGGGACTACATAGCCCATCTGCTAGAATGGCATCCTGGACTACATAGCCCATCATTATAGAAcagcatgtcagactacatagccCATCATTGCTAGAAATGCATACAGGACTCCATATCCCATCTTGGGCTACATAATGgtgtttcctcctcctttccttccttttccttcttgttaTTCCTTGGCGAGTGCAGTCGGCTGGAGCCGGTGACGCAGCTGTACGTGAGCGTGGATGCCGCCACCAAGGAGAGCCTCAAGCGCATTGACCGCCCGCTCTTCAAGGACTTTTGGCAGCGCTTCCATGACAGCCTTACCGCCCTGGCACAAAAGGTACCtccagtaatataataatagaacttAATGATACTACATTGAAAATATTAATTGTTGTGTTTAATAATAAATGGTGCTGTTTTGAGCTGCCCTGAATCTTGTTTAAcaattagtattactattattttattattattttattttcctccttccaGAAACAGCGCACAGTCTATCGGCTGACGTTGGTCAAAGCATGGAATGTGGATGAGTTGAAAGCCTATGCTGACTTAGTGGCCCTCGGGACGCCGGACTTCATTGAGGTCAAAGTGAGTGATGGGACATCGAGTGGATTCCACCATGGGTTCAAATAGTATTATTTTAACAATAGATAGATAATAATGTAGTAATTATCACTTCCTTTTTGGCCaaagagggctggactggatgccttttggggaccccttccgactctaataataataataataataataataataataataataatgggtaataataataatatagtaattctcACTTCCTTCTTGGCCaaagagggctggactggatgccctttgggggtcccttccaactttaataataataataatggataatagataataatatagtaattttcactttcttcttgGACAAAGAagcttggactggatgtcctttgggggttccttctgactaataataataataatagataagaaTAATATAGTAATTCTCACTTCCTTCTTGGTTgaggagggttggactggatgcctttTAGGGGGGTTCCTTCcgacaataataatagataataataataataatatcgtaaTTCTCACCACCTTCTTGgccaaagagggttggactggatgtgctttggggatcccttctgactctaataataataatagtagtaataataataataataataataataataataatagataatagattataataatatagtaattctcGCTTCCTTCTTGACCaaagagggctggactggatgccctttaggggtcccttccgactctaataatagtaataaaagataaaaataatatagtaattctCACTTCCTTCTTGGTCaaagagggttgaactggatgcgctttgggggtcctttccggctctaataataataataataatagataataatagataataatagataataataatatcgtaATTCTCACTTCCTTCTTGgccaaagagggttggactggatgctctttggggatcccttctgactctaataataataataataataataataataataataataatggataatagatGATAATAACATAGTAATTCTCACCTCCTTCTTGgccaaagagggttggactggatgccctttgggggtcgcttccgactctaataataatagataataataataatactatagtaATTCTCACTTCCTTCTTGGCTGAAGAGGGTTaggctggatgccctttgggtgtccctccttctccctcctctggatggccctctgtggGGAGGGATCGGCTGTTGGCTGCCTCATCCTCTCCTGGTTCTAACGGGTCCTGCTGCTCCTTGCAGGGGGTGACGTACTGCGGAGCGGGGGGCCTGACGCTGGCCAACGTGCCCTGGCACGAGGAGGTGTTGCGCTTTGCCCAGGAACTGGCCGCCTTCCTCCCGGACTACGAGGTGGCCTCCGAGCACAAGCACTCCAACTGCCTCCTCATCGCACACACCAAGGTAAGGTCCCAGTCCTCCTTGGGAAGGTTTgccaaaaagggggaggaaggagagcagggTGAGAGCAAGATGCAGGGGTGGTGCTGCTGCTGCAGAAtcacaactttattattattattattgttattattgttattattgttattattgtattgtgttattatttacagtattattattactattaataattaaataatgataaaatataCGATGCGAATGATGATGTGAATTGATGGTTGCATTTCCTCTTTTGCAGTTCAAGATGGAGGGTGCCTGGCACACTTGGATTGACTTTGACCGCTTCCAGGACCTCCTCCAGACCGGGGAGCCCTTCTCGGCCTGCGACTACGCGGCCCCCACCCCTCCTTGGGCCACTTTTGGAGCCCCCGAGCAGGGCTTTGACCCTAAGGAGACCCGCGTCCAGCGCAAGGACAAAGCCAAGGACCTTTCGGGGTGCTGACCCCCAAAAGGAGCTCGTGTGAGAGGTCACGTCATGGACATTATGGGGACCGGGAAGCCCCCCATATCCTTCAGGAGGGGTTTCGATATGCTAGGGATCCCATTGAGACCTTACTTCCATCCTATTTGGACCCAGTGGGACCCTACGTTTGTATCCCGtatgaaccctatattttgattcTATATCTTGGCCTTATTTGGACCCTAGATTTCAACCCTAGATTTGGGTTGCATTTTGCCTCCTTTGGGTCCTATTTGGACCCTATATTTCAACCCTATCTTTGGTTCACATTTTACTTCCTTTGGGCCCCATTTGGACCCTATATCTTAACCCTATACTTAAGTCCCATTTTACCTCCTTTGGGTCCTATTTGGACCCTAGATTTCAGCCCTATACTTGGGTCCCATTTTGCATCCTTCGAACCCAATTTGGACCCTAGATTTCAACCCTATACTTGGCTCCCATTTTACCTCCTTTGGACCCCTTTTGGACCCTAGCTTTCAACCCTATCTTTGGGTCCCATTTTACATCCTTTGGACCCCATTTGGACCCTATATTTCAAACCTATACTTGGGTCCCTTTTTACCTCCTTTGGGTCCTATTGGGACCCCATTTGGACCCTAGATTTCAACCCTATCTTTGAGTCCCATTTTACGTCCTTTGGATCCCATTTGGACCCTAGATTTCAACCCTATACTTGGGTCCCATTTGCCATTTTGTCAGACTCTGGAAGATCTTGGAGTTAAACTCAAGTTCACAACAATAAAACGCTGGAGACAAGtgtttattccttctttccacaatcctaaaaagacagttctaaagtttaCCGCTCAATCCTGCTGTCTATGCCAGCCCTGACTCCCATTCGCCTCCTAGTGGGTAAAAACTGTGCCCGCAACCTGTTAACTGCAGTTTCAATTGCCCTCATGAAGCAGAGGTGTTATGTACACTACCTTCCCCAACTGTCCCCACCCAGCCTCCCTCCCCTTACTTCCCTTTTTTATGTCAGAGGACCAGAGCAGCCAATCTCAGGCTGATACAGCAATCCTGACACATTTGGTCCTATTTCGACCCCATTTGAACCCAATCTCAACCTGGTGTTTGGGTCCCTATTGGACTCCCTTGTCAGATCCTACATTGGATGTATTTGGACCCCATCTGAATCCTGTCTGCTCCCCCTATACTTGGATCCGATTTAACCATAGTTTTGGACCATAATTGAAAGCaagctacaaataataataatattaataatagagttcagagtgctcttagattgcaggtgaactatacaccccaggatctacaactcttataaatcatggtgaattttccccaaacctattatgttcagttgctgatcaactCCTCTGtatgctgtgtgccatagaaaagaataggaaagggttaagggagaggcagtggtcaggatcatgcaaattccactggGATGTCCGTGGTGgaagaaacacataaaatctagggtgGAATTGTCCCAGTGTGAAATCCttgacttgggtggtgggcattatggtgttggtggaggacattggcagggctcttggacatgtttacaacgctcactataacctgcaatgtcattggagggagggcctttggtgtctcctgagttgTGGGAGATATAGTTGTTTGTGTaagtgggagcttgtctgtgtaagtggacaccccagccacacacacacatacatattttcacttttattatgtgcatagattGATTAAATATGCTTGCGGCCACCAAAGATGCCACTTTAAATACTGGAAAGGCGTAATAGCGTCTGCCTAAATTACATTGTTATTAAATTCCAAAAAGGTGTCATGTTAtaagtaggcttggttgatccaaaaaaatgcttcaaaactagttttggatgtagggggcactggcagttcgattctaaagtcaaatctgattttcacagaaaaaaaatgttcaaaactttttgaaacttctgagacttttgaatccttttgttaatggtttgaaagtgttatttcccgtttcattgggtggtctttactttgaaagtagttgttttactccagaaacggggaaaagcaagcggaggaaattccttccttctctggtttaaaactggctgctCTGGctttataactggcttctctggcttgagccgaagccaggaaattccttccttccttctcgagTTTAAAACTGGCCtaaatttagaaggtcatgacttaagagtgggatggcacgcgtatatatggtataatagagagatgaaggagaaaaattttggcaaccatttcgtgcgagcctccctattacggacatggatgaggtataaagctcttttctataaaacaacaccattatggatttcagcaatggaggcgcatcaaagaagactactaggatggaggacatggccaagatacaaggatatattggtgaaggggacaatagagatgaaatcatttgaacaattaaagactttatttagcaatataacttggttaaattacctacaaattaaagactattttaaacaagatcaaaaaacaggttttgattggaacgagaatatatgggatagaatactaaaaacacaaaggaaaacggttacaatattatacaataaattgctccagtggatgacagaaacagaacaggtgaaaacctctatgattaaatgggcggaaaatataagaaggcccatccactttggggaatgggaaaggatgtggaataaaaaattgaaatacacatatgctatggacttaaaagaaaattggtacaaaatgttttataggtggtatttgactccgagtagactgagccatatgtatcaaaatgtatcagataagtgctggaaatgtagtgagcaagcaggcaccttttaccacatgtggtggacatgtaaagaaacaacaaagttctggtctattattcatgaggagttacaaaaaatattaaagaaaagctttaagaa
It contains:
- the LOC132763436 gene encoding S-adenosyl-L-methionine-dependent tRNA 4-demethylwyosine synthase TYW1, producing MDSPIEGLDGLYGPLSFLWLNRFYLYSGAAFGFGLWICLQLLLGKSPKQKHVKEFEKLPKSPAFQKEEKKQINGVKIFYGSQTGTAKRFALKLAEAVASSDLPSEATDMKDYDPEDALAEEARRSTVCAFLVSTFTDGQPPESAVWFCKWLQEAANDFRVGKHFLRGLRFTVFGLGDSAYQENYNVVGRHVDQWLWSLGAQRVLPLCRGDADPSKGSLESDFEAWKARLLLRLKALQKKEEGGKEGTKKKKSKKGEQKPQKEGGAEKTQGPPEDPFESSSEGEEKKVDPVTDVEDLGPVMRRMKKAQEEEKEAGKPREMITPVLREALTKQGYRLIGSHSGVKLCRWTKSMLRGRGGCYKHTFYGIESHRCMEATPSLACANKCVFCWRHHTNPVGTEWRWKTDDPEVIFKEAVENHLSLIRQFKGAPGVQEERLRSALFPRHCALSLVGEPILYPHINAFLRLLHHSRISSFLVTNAQFPDELRRLEPVTQLYVSVDAATKESLKRIDRPLFKDFWQRFHDSLTALAQKKQRTVYRLTLVKAWNVDELKAYADLVALGTPDFIEVKGVTYCGAGGLTLANVPWHEEVLRFAQELAAFLPDYEVASEHKHSNCLLIAHTKFKMEGAWHTWIDFDRFQDLLQTGEPFSACDYAAPTPPWATFGAPEQGFDPKETRVQRKDKAKDLSGC